From the Thermodesulfovibrio thiophilus DSM 17215 genome, the window TTCCTTTGAATTATCTCACTGGCATCTTGAATAATTATTAAATCTCCAAATTTTATGTTATCAATTACTATCGGCTTTTCGTTATAAACTATAGATACATTTCCAGATTTGCTTTGAAGAATTTTATAGGCAGAGTTCACATGTTCTTTAAGAGTGAAAAGTTCATTTAAACTTCTACTAATAGCTTCTTGATCTGAGGCTCCTGTAAGTCTTTTTGCTTCTTTGTTAAGATATTTGATTTTCCCCAGAAAATCAGTATAAATTACACCTACGTTCATTGCATCTAATGCAAGTTTTTTTTCTTCGGATTCCTTAGCAAGATTTATGAATATATCTCTTAATTTCTCAAGATACTTTATTGCAAATGAATGTGAAATAAAAACAAAAAGAAATACAGTAATATAGAAAAGATCCTGATATCTGTTATACATTGAGGAATCAAGGAAACTTGCAATAAACCAATCTGGCATAAATTCTTCCCTCAGTAAAAGCCATTGTTTGTGTGCGGAATCCTCAAAGATATCGTTACCAATCTGTCTAAAATCCGATTTTGTAATTCTGTCCTTAGCAAATATGCATTCTTTATAAATTTTATTAAGATCGTTCTGTGCTGGATTTAAAATTAATTTATTGCGTAAATCAGGCTTTTCTGCTAAAACTGCTCCAGAAGAGTGCATAATAAAAGCATTTTCAATATTGATATATTTTTTTAAATCATTGATTATATCAATTTGAAAAACTAGCACCCCTATAATACGATTTTTGTCATATACAGGATAAGAAATTTTTAGATTATCTCTTGATGTATAAATTCCCCTTGCCATAGAAATTGCAAGCTTTCCATCCATTGATTCTTTAAAATATTGTCTGAAACTTATGTCTTGATGAAGCATTATACTGCTATATTCAGCAGAACATGCCTGTATTTTTCCGTTTTTATCAGCGAAAAATATGAGTACTGTATCAAGCGAATGATTAAGATATGAGAGATAGTTATTTAATTCATTGTTACCATTTTTAATTTTACGTTTAATATCTTCAGAAGAAGTTAGAAGTTTAATAAAATCACTATAAGAATTTATTTTATCTTCAATTTCAAGGGCAAGCCTTTCAAGAGTTGTTTTTTTATTAGAAATCGCTATATTCTTAATATCTTCAATATATTTCATAAAAAAATAAGATAAAACTGAGAAAATAATAGTAGATAGCAAAATGTAAAAAATATAAGTCTTGAATCGTCCTTTATATATTGCATTTACTCTGAATGTCAAACTTAAAAAAACAAAAACTGTTGAAAAAATATTGCAGAATATTGATTGTTTTAATATATAACATGAAAGAGCTAAAGTGTATAAGCCAAAAAAAATAAAAGGTAAAAACATACCTTTCTTTATAAATAACGGTGTAACTCTGGATGGTTTGAACTTTGAAAACTTTTCTTTAGAATAAATATGAAAATATGAGATACTTATGAAAAAAAGTCCTAAAAATATAAAAAGAGTATCTTTTTTAAATATCAGAACAGCAACTAAAATAATTGGGAATAAAAGATAATATATTTTAAAATTAAGAGTACTTTTGTATCCATAAAAAAGTACTGCTCCAATTAAAGCGGTATTGACTGCAATTAAAAATATATAAACTTCTCCACTAGAACCTTTAAAAAAGATTATAAAATTCAAGATAACATTGAGAAAAATAATTATAAAAAAGTAGTAAGCAGTTTTTTTTTGTATTTGTAAATTTATTTTTGAATTCCAGAAAATTAAGTAATAAAAAATTACTAAATGAAATAAAAGAAAAGATGTTCTTAAGAAATTAAATAAACTATCTAAAAATTGGCTGGTCATTTAATCATTTTAGTCAAACAAATCAGGAGAAATTTTTAAAAAATTCATCATTTAATATTGTACACAATTCATCCAATTTGTCGGATAGAAATTTTAAATTGTTGTGATTTTTCTGTTATATCAAAAGAATCAAGATTATCGAAATATTCAAACACTTACTGCTTTACTCCATAAATGATTACACACAATAAATCTTGACAAAACATATCAAAATTTGTTTATTTATCTGCATAAACCATTAAGGAGGGGAGAATGTTAAAAGATTTTGCAAGCTATATAACTTATGGTCTTATGCATCTTGAACGAGGTTCACAACTTGGAGATGCCATAGAATTTTTTATATATGATACAATCAAAATATTTTTGCTTCTTGCAATTATTATTTTTGTAGTGTCGTTTATCAGAAGTTTTTTTTCGCCTGAGAAGACAAAAAAAATTCTTTCGAATAAAAAAGAGTTTATAGGTAATATTCTTGCTGCATTGCTTGGTATTTTTACGCCTTTTTGTTCATGCTCGGCAGTCCCTCTTTTCATAGGTTTTATAGAAGCAGGTGTACCTCTTGGTGTAACATTTTCATTTCTAATCTCTTCTCCAATGATAAACGAAGTTGCTGTTGTTTTGCTCTGGGGACTTTTTGGATGGAAGATTGCAGCGATATATATGGTTACAGGGCTTTTAGTTGCTATTGTTGGAGGATTTATTATAGGCAAACTCAAACTTGAAAAATGGGTCGAAGAGTATGTTTATAAGTTCAACTTTGGGCAGAAGAAGGAACTGATAAAGCAAACATTAAAAGAGAGACTTTTGTATGCAAAATTGAATACAGTAGATATACTGAAGAGAGTATGGTTATTTATAATAATAGCTATAGCTATAGGTGGTTTTATACACGGTTATGTGCCTCAGGATCTTCTTGTAAATTATGCAGGAAAAGGGAATCCGTTCGCTGTTCCGATTGCGGTAGCATTAGGAGTTCCGCTTTATTCGAATGCAGCAGGTATTTTACCAATTGTATATGCCCTAATGGAAAAAGGGTTGAGTATAGGGACTGTGCTTGCATTTATGATGGCTGTGACAGCGCTCTCACTTCCCGAGATGATAATTTTAAGAAAGGTTCTGAAAATTCAGCTTCTGGCTGTATTTATAGGAATAATGACTGTAACAATTATAGCTGTGGGTTATCTGTTTAATGCTTTTTTATAAGAGGATTGTTTCTCCTAATTATCAGATGCTCAAATACCTGAGAAATTTTAGAATTCACAAAAACAGAATATCAAAAAAAACAATCTTTAATTTAAAGATTAAAAACTGATATAAATGTTTATGATTTTGGATTTATAAAACCGAACTTATATGTTAAGTTGTTGAATTCTAATATTTACGATATAATAAGTCAATGAGTAAACTAATTTTTATTTTAGTCTCGCTTGTTTTTATCCCATTAAACTTATTCGCTGCTACAGTGGAGAACTGTGGTATAACAGACGGTGAAGATTCATACAATGTTATCATTTATTCAAACTCCTTTATCAATGATCCTGAAACTTTTATAGTGCTTGATAAAGTTAACGACAATGTTACCATCAGTCCATATGCACCTTCTTTCAATTACAGAACAATTGAAAACGTAAATGGGAATGAGGCTTTAAAAATTGCCAATGAAGTTTTACTGGATAAAGCTTTTGTAAACTTCTTAAGATGCTCCCCCATAAGAGATGAAGGAACAATATTTGGTTATGAGATTAAACCAATTTATCATCCTTGGGTGTTCAGAGGCATAATGGAGCCACTACAAACAGTGTATAGAAAAGAAGGAAACACAATTTCAATTTACATACATTTACATCCACGAGTAAGAAGACAGGTATATGATGACGATTCTCATCCAATGAGATGGCGATAAGAGTTCTTATTTCCAAATTATAGTTGACAGGCTGAATTTATTCATAACCAGTGATTTGCCCTCGTTAGGTAATCAATGGCGGCGAAGGGATTCGAACCCCTGACATGACGGATATGAGCCGTCTGCTCTGACCAACTGAGCTACGCCGCCAGCGTAATTTTACTATATCAAAATTTATTCTTTTATGGCAAATTATGCGTTATTTCAATTAATTGGATGTTGTATAACATGTGTTCTTTAAATCTTAAAAATTCTAGGTAAATCTCTGACGTGATTTTTGAAACAATAGTTTTATATGAATAACATGTCTATCTTTGTATAATATTTATTATTACAACCATGAACCAGAGAATTATACTTTTTTTAATAGCATTGACAGCATTCATTAACCCTTTCATGATATCCTCTGTAAATAT encodes:
- a CDS encoding PAS domain-containing sensor histidine kinase — its product is MKYIEDIKNIAISNKKTTLERLALEIEDKINSYSDFIKLLTSSEDIKRKIKNGNNELNNYLSYLNHSLDTVLIFFADKNGKIQACSAEYSSIMLHQDISFRQYFKESMDGKLAISMARGIYTSRDNLKISYPVYDKNRIIGVLVFQIDIINDLKKYINIENAFIMHSSGAVLAEKPDLRNKLILNPAQNDLNKIYKECIFAKDRITKSDFRQIGNDIFEDSAHKQWLLLREEFMPDWFIASFLDSSMYNRYQDLFYITVFLFVFISHSFAIKYLEKLRDIFINLAKESEEKKLALDAMNVGVIYTDFLGKIKYLNKEAKRLTGASDQEAISRSLNELFTLKEHVNSAYKILQSKSGNVSIVYNEKPIVIDNIKFGDLIIIQDASEIIQRNELTKKLETMDTIAQISAGITHDFNNYLTVLTGNLSLLKGKDLTKSMNNTEMIEKMLETTKIMKQIVEQLSDLSPDLGLKREKISIDEIVKNSAIFVLNNTKIKLTIESEPSLFPVYANSAQLYRLFQNLIINSKQAMDNEGNITIKLQNYINNGKLKDLPAAKYVYIEITDNGPGIPEEYIDKIFNPFFTMKKGGRGLGLSIVKSIIEKLDGKIELESKSGFGTTFKIYIPASD
- a CDS encoding permease, with the translated sequence MLKDFASYITYGLMHLERGSQLGDAIEFFIYDTIKIFLLLAIIIFVVSFIRSFFSPEKTKKILSNKKEFIGNILAALLGIFTPFCSCSAVPLFIGFIEAGVPLGVTFSFLISSPMINEVAVVLLWGLFGWKIAAIYMVTGLLVAIVGGFIIGKLKLEKWVEEYVYKFNFGQKKELIKQTLKERLLYAKLNTVDILKRVWLFIIIAIAIGGFIHGYVPQDLLVNYAGKGNPFAVPIAVALGVPLYSNAAGILPIVYALMEKGLSIGTVLAFMMAVTALSLPEMIILRKVLKIQLLAVFIGIMTVTIIAVGYLFNAFL